A DNA window from Hevea brasiliensis isolate MT/VB/25A 57/8 chromosome 2, ASM3005281v1, whole genome shotgun sequence contains the following coding sequences:
- the LOC110654436 gene encoding 6,7,8-trihydroxycoumarin synthase-like, with protein MVLFIFFLLALPLLLSFLLRKQKSKNRHLPPGPKGLPFIGNLHQFDSLNPHSYLWQLSQKYGPLMSLRLGFVPILVVSSAKMAKEILKTHDLIFCSRPSLVGQQKLSYNGLDLAFSPYNAYWREIRKICMVYLFNSNRVQSFRPIREFEVSHMLEKISKSAAALKPVNLSEVMMSLTSTIICRVAFGKRYEEDGVERSRFHELLKETQAMFTSFFVSDYYPFSGFIDKFTGLAHRLEKNFKEFDIFYEQIIQEHLDPSRSKPGEEDILDILLQLYKNRSFKVDLTFDHIKAVLMNVFVGGTDTGAATVVWAMTFLMKNSTAMMKAQEEVRKLVGKKGFVEEDDTQQLPYLKAVIKETMRLQPTVPLLVPRESSENCTLDGYDIPAKTVVYVNAWAIGRDPEIWENPEKFDPERFINSSIDLKGQDFELIPFGAGRRICPGIFMGLATVEVSLANLLCKFDWEIPVGMKKEELDMDAQPGITMHKKNALCLMARKYA; from the exons ATGGTTTTGTTTATCTTTTTCCTATTAGCTCTTCCGCTACTTCTTTCATTTCTTCTCCGAAAACAAAAATCTAAAAATCGTCATTTGCCACCAGGTCCCAAGGGTCTTCCATTCATAGGCAACTTACATCAATTTGATAGCTTAAACCCTCATTCCTACTTATGGCAGCTTTCGCAAAAATATGGACCTTTAATGTCCTTGCGTCTAGGTTTTGTACCAATCTTGGTAGTTTCCTCTGCCAAAATGGCTAAGGAAATCTTGAAAACCCATGATCTTATTTTTTGTAGCAGGCCTTCCTTAGTTGGCCAGCAAAAGTTGTCCTATAATGGTTTAGACTTGGCCTTTTCACCTTATAATGCTTATTGGAGAGAGATAAGGAAAATTTGTATGGTTTATCTCTTCAATTCTAATAGGGTGCAAAGTTTCCGTCCCATCAGAGAATTCGAGGTTTCCCATATGCTTGAAAAGATCTCCAAATCAGCCGCAGCCTTGAAACCTGTAAACTTGTCTGAGGTCATGATGTCGCTTACAAGTACTATAATTTGCCGGGTTGCTTTTGGGAAGAGGTATGAGGAAGATGGGGTTGAAAGGAGTAGATTTCATGAGTTGCTGAAGGAAACTCAGGCTATGTTTACAAGTTTCTTTGTTTCAGATTACTATCCTTTCTCGGGTTTTATTGATAAGTTCACTGGATTAGCCCATCGCCTAGAGAAAAACTTCAAGGAATTTGACATTTTTTATGAACAGATAATCCAAGAACACCTTGATCCTAGTAGATCAAAGCCTGGGGAAGAGGATATTCTTGATATCTTACTTCAATTATATAAGAATCGTTCTTTTAAAGTTGATCTCACTTTCGATCACATCAAAGCTGTGCTTATG AACGTATTTGTGGGTGGAACAGACACCGGCGCAGCAACTGTGGTTTGGGCCATGACTTTCCTGATGAAGAATTCCACAGCAATGATGAAAGCTCAAGAAGAAGTTAGAAAACTTGTTGGGAAGAAAGGCTTTGTAGAAGAAGATGATACTCAACAACTACCTTATCTCAAAGCTGTAATCAAGGAAACAATGAGATTGCAACCCACAGTTCCCTTATTAGTCCCAAGGGAATCATCCGAAAATTGTACTTTAGATGGATATGATATACCAGCTAAAACAGTAGTTTATGTGAATGCATGGGCAATTGGAAGGGACCCTGAAATCTGGGAAAATCCAGAAAAGTTTGATCCTGAGAGATTCATCAATAGCTCTATTGACTTGAAAGGGCAAGATTTTGAGCTGATACCATTTGGAGCTGGTAGAAGAATTTGCCCCGGGATCTTCATGGGCCTCGCAACTGTGGAGGTGTCTCTAGCTAATCTACTTTGCAAATTTGATTGGGAAATTCCCGTtggaatgaagaaagaagaaTTGGACATGGATGCGCAACCAGGCATTACCATGCACAAGAAAAATGCTCTTTGCCTTATGGCCCGGAAGTACGCCTGA